A DNA window from uncultured Methanoregula sp. contains the following coding sequences:
- a CDS encoding type 1 glutamine amidotransferase, translated as MEKKIAIFQQSPREHAGYFETVFEEAQVPVDYVLLFETGEVPKRLDATHLLFLGGPMSVNDEKELPWLAEEKALIRAAAKDRRKVLGICLGAQLIASAHGAKVYPFEKEIGWQPLSKVEGADGALAGFPDRFHVFQFHGETFGMPYGGRLLAYGEHVRNQAIVCRNALGFQFHLEMTEELIRDWSKDVTRFQRGKIERETPRYLAESNRLCRMVAGDFIGK; from the coding sequence ATGGAAAAAAAGATCGCCATATTCCAGCAGTCTCCCCGCGAGCATGCCGGGTATTTCGAGACGGTTTTTGAGGAGGCCCAAGTCCCGGTCGATTACGTCCTGCTCTTTGAGACGGGGGAGGTTCCAAAACGGCTGGATGCCACCCACCTGCTCTTTCTGGGCGGCCCCATGAGTGTCAACGACGAGAAGGAACTTCCCTGGCTCGCGGAGGAGAAGGCGCTGATCCGTGCGGCCGCCAAGGACAGAAGAAAAGTCCTCGGGATCTGCCTCGGGGCCCAGCTCATCGCCTCGGCCCATGGGGCGAAAGTCTACCCGTTCGAAAAAGAGATCGGGTGGCAGCCGCTCTCGAAAGTGGAAGGGGCCGACGGGGCACTGGCCGGGTTCCCGGACCGGTTCCATGTCTTCCAGTTCCACGGCGAGACCTTCGGGATGCCGTACGGGGGGAGGCTCCTTGCGTACGGGGAGCACGTCAGGAACCAGGCGATCGTATGCCGGAATGCTCTCGGGTTCCAGTTCCACCTGGAGATGACAGAAGAGCTGATCCGGGACTGGTCAAAGGACGTGACCCGGTTCCAGCGCGGGAAGATCGAACGCGAGACGCCGCGGTATCTCGCGGAGAGCAACCGGCTCTGCCGGATGGTTGCCGGGGATTTTATTGGAAAATAA
- a CDS encoding DUF4389 domain-containing protein, giving the protein MTQGTPALGQLFLYEHDASRLELLIRIVYWIIIGIVLWVYGIISVICLIIQWVCILILGRRIEGLSNFVKGYLEYLVHVMPYMYFMTDSRPGILPVPVRVYEEA; this is encoded by the coding sequence ATGACACAAGGAACCCCCGCGCTTGGTCAGCTCTTCCTGTACGAGCATGACGCGAGCAGGCTCGAACTGCTCATCCGTATCGTTTACTGGATCATCATCGGCATTGTCCTCTGGGTGTACGGGATCATCTCGGTAATCTGCCTCATCATCCAGTGGGTCTGCATCCTGATCCTCGGGCGGCGCATCGAAGGGCTCTCGAACTTTGTCAAAGGCTACCTGGAATACCTGGTTCATGTGATGCCCTACATGTACTTCATGACCGACAGTCGCCCGGGTATCCTGCCGGTACCGGTACGGGTATACGAAGAGGCATAG
- a CDS encoding magnesium transporter CorA family protein — protein sequence MMQIYRTKKDTEPAIIETVDLPGEGAWIRLTCPTEAELTHIAETCHLPPEFLKAALDEEERPRIDSEDGVVLVVLDVPMTTENMGIKTLSTLPLGIIISDTIVVTVCNRISPIMEDFSAGKVRHFHTVKKTRFLFQIFHRNASSYLHHLRQIERSISRIEVELHRSMKNEELFQMMELEKSLIYFSTSLKSNEAVLERILRTKPLKMYDDDAEFLEDVIIENKQAMEMSQIYLHILNGMTQAFATIISNNLNIVMKFLASITIIIAIPTMIASFYGMNVEGGGPLSQTPMGFEIIFAISCLVSVCLGIFMWRKKFF from the coding sequence ATGATGCAGATCTACAGGACAAAAAAAGACACAGAGCCGGCAATTATTGAGACGGTAGATTTACCTGGCGAGGGCGCATGGATACGCCTGACCTGCCCGACCGAGGCAGAACTTACCCATATCGCCGAGACCTGCCATCTTCCACCGGAATTCTTAAAAGCTGCCCTCGATGAAGAGGAGCGTCCGCGCATCGATTCCGAGGACGGGGTTGTCCTCGTTGTGCTTGATGTGCCGATGACCACCGAGAACATGGGAATTAAAACGCTCTCAACCCTCCCGCTCGGCATTATCATCAGCGATACGATCGTTGTTACGGTCTGCAACCGCATCTCTCCAATAATGGAGGACTTTTCCGCAGGGAAAGTGCGGCACTTCCACACCGTGAAAAAAACCCGGTTCCTCTTCCAGATCTTCCACCGCAACGCCTCCTCGTACCTGCACCACCTGCGCCAGATCGAGCGATCGATCTCCCGGATCGAGGTTGAACTGCACCGTTCAATGAAGAACGAGGAACTCTTCCAGATGATGGAGCTGGAAAAGAGCCTCATCTATTTCTCAACCTCGCTCAAGTCAAACGAAGCCGTGCTGGAGCGGATCCTGAGAACCAAGCCATTGAAGATGTATGACGACGATGCCGAGTTCCTCGAAGACGTCATCATCGAGAACAAGCAGGCCATGGAGATGTCGCAGATCTACCTGCACATCTTGAACGGGATGACTCAGGCATTTGCCACCATCATATCGAACAATCTAAACATCGTGATGAAGTTCCTCGCCTCCATCACCATCATCATCGCCATCCCGACGATGATTGCCAGTTTCTACGGCATGAATGTCGAGGGCGGGGGTCCCCTCTCCCAGACCCCGATGGGATTCGAGATTATCTTTGCGATCTCCTGCCTGGTCTCGGTCTGCCTCGGGATCTTCATGTGGCGGAAGAAATTCTTCTGA
- the msrA gene encoding peptide-methionine (S)-S-oxide reductase MsrA, which translates to MAEDGTGRTATFGAGCFWGVEAAFRMIDGVTGTAVGYMGGFTKNPTYEQVCTGETGHAEVVQVTYDPARVGYEQLLDVFWSIHDPTQLNRQGPDIGSNYRSVIFYQDPDQAKRARASKLEQEVSGRFGFGKIVTIIQPAGVFYRAEEYHQQYFEKHGGACHL; encoded by the coding sequence ATGGCAGAAGACGGCACAGGGAGAACAGCCACGTTCGGGGCCGGCTGTTTCTGGGGCGTTGAGGCAGCGTTCCGGATGATTGACGGAGTTACCGGCACCGCAGTCGGGTACATGGGAGGTTTTACCAAAAATCCCACGTACGAGCAGGTCTGCACCGGCGAGACCGGCCATGCAGAAGTAGTGCAGGTGACTTACGATCCGGCCCGGGTCGGGTATGAGCAGCTGCTCGATGTGTTCTGGTCGATCCACGACCCAACGCAGCTCAACCGGCAGGGGCCGGATATCGGGTCAAACTACCGGTCGGTGATCTTTTACCAGGATCCTGACCAGGCAAAACGGGCGCGGGCATCGAAACTGGAGCAGGAAGTTTCCGGCCGGTTCGGGTTTGGCAAGATCGTGACGATCATCCAGCCGGCCGGGGTCTTCTACCGGGCCGAAGAATACCACCAGCAGTATTTCGAGAAGCACGGCGGAGCCTGTCACCTCTGA
- a CDS encoding PspC domain-containing protein — translation MKQLTRPENGRMIGGVCAGIGQHLDVDPTVIRIIWVALTLLSLGTGIIVYIIAWILIPEAPRDPPAALSPP, via the coding sequence ATGAAACAACTGACCCGGCCAGAGAACGGCCGTATGATCGGGGGGGTCTGCGCGGGCATCGGGCAGCACCTGGATGTCGACCCTACCGTTATACGGATAATCTGGGTTGCCTTGACCCTCCTCTCCCTCGGTACCGGCATCATCGTCTATATCATTGCCTGGATTCTCATCCCCGAAGCCCCCCGGGATCCTCCGGCCGCCCTGTCTCCCCCATAA
- a CDS encoding glycosyltransferase yields MKILFVVCGEGLGHASRCLHLGHYMQQQGHTIHYAGYGKSYDFMQQHGCHMLHKIPREVCLEGEGGFFDLKKTLWCSKSVALDLLKSAAAVRRLLHDNEFDCVVCDTMYGGLFSAWARRIPRVFITNQNHFNGHAGKTNPVWHLLNLLIRRYIGFFSPHIIVPDYPSPDTVSEYNLVMPYRSKPRYYFTGPFYEFDPTKYVYDKKTIFTSFGGEPYKLPMYLMLKAIADQHKEEFFDVFYTGPQIPESSDNFASHGYVPNLYEHLALAKIAIVHGGLTTLHEALLFEKPVLIIMDPNHPEQQNNAKKIVDMGAGIAIDGRDVTREVLEEKIAETLLLTPRPFRAKHAEINGRKAASDIILGLCKRRQP; encoded by the coding sequence ATGAAGATCCTTTTTGTTGTCTGCGGTGAGGGGCTCGGGCATGCATCCCGTTGTCTCCATCTCGGGCATTACATGCAGCAGCAGGGCCACACCATCCACTACGCCGGGTATGGCAAATCCTATGATTTCATGCAGCAGCACGGGTGCCATATGCTGCACAAGATCCCCCGCGAGGTATGCCTTGAGGGGGAGGGAGGGTTCTTCGACCTGAAAAAGACCCTCTGGTGCTCCAAATCGGTGGCCCTCGACCTGCTCAAATCTGCAGCAGCCGTGCGCCGTCTCCTCCATGACAACGAGTTCGACTGCGTTGTCTGCGATACCATGTACGGGGGGCTCTTCTCCGCATGGGCCCGCAGGATCCCGAGGGTCTTTATCACCAACCAGAACCATTTCAATGGCCATGCGGGCAAGACCAACCCGGTCTGGCACCTCCTCAACCTCTTAATCCGGCGCTACATCGGCTTTTTCTCCCCCCACATCATCGTCCCCGATTACCCATCCCCGGATACGGTGAGCGAATACAACCTTGTCATGCCCTATCGCTCGAAACCCCGGTATTATTTTACCGGCCCGTTCTACGAGTTCGACCCCACCAAGTACGTGTACGACAAGAAGACCATCTTCACCAGTTTCGGCGGGGAACCCTACAAGCTCCCGATGTACCTGATGCTCAAGGCGATAGCCGACCAGCACAAGGAAGAGTTCTTCGATGTCTTTTATACCGGCCCGCAGATCCCGGAATCCTCGGACAACTTCGCCTCCCACGGGTACGTCCCCAACCTGTACGAGCACCTGGCCCTGGCAAAGATTGCGATCGTCCACGGGGGCCTCACTACCCTCCACGAAGCCCTGCTCTTCGAGAAACCCGTGCTCATCATCATGGACCCGAACCACCCCGAGCAGCAGAACAATGCCAAGAAGATCGTTGACATGGGTGCAGGGATCGCAATCGACGGCAGGGACGTGACCAGAGAGGTGCTTGAGGAGAAGATCGCCGAGACCCTCCTCCTGACCCCCCGGCCGTTCCGGGCCAAGCACGCGGAGATCAACGGGCGGAAGGCGGCCTCGGATATCATTCTTGGCCTCTGCAAACGCCGGCAGCCTTAA
- a CDS encoding ATP-dependent DNA ligase, whose protein sequence is MLFMDFSRCCERLEATAGRLDMIAIISEVLPGLTDEELPVFVRFVMGRIFPDWSSQKLGIGPNLLYEAIGYVAGVKKEDVIERINRTGDVGQAVEELLSAKSQMTFFHEELDLVHVYNALISIAGQEGKKSQREKLLEVRRLLANAHPLEGRYLARILLEELRIGVGEGSVREAVAKAFNVDSALVEHAMQALNDMGEVARLAKTGPDALTAVRITPFHPLRMMLAQQGSIAGMIEEHGEIAAEFKYDGSRFQFHKKGNWARMYSRRLEDVTAALPDVIEQLMAATDHDVIIDGEVIAIKDGRPMPFQSVLRRFRRRHDVAEATEAIEMIPNVFDILYLDGETLIDLPLSERRTRLVSTVRQYVAPQVVSSDQAVIEKTYADALAAGHEGIMIKVPGSPYTPGQRGKNWIKIKPQVDTLDLAVIGAEWGEGKRAHVFGSFLVACQDNGKLIPLSRVATGFSDEQLTEVYELLKESVIRKAGKEVTFEPSLVFEVGYAELQASQNYDGGYALRFPRFIRLRDDKDLADIETLGSIRERYLRQANSAQAYQN, encoded by the coding sequence ATGCTCTTCATGGATTTTTCCCGGTGCTGCGAACGGCTCGAAGCAACAGCCGGCCGGCTCGACATGATTGCCATCATCAGCGAAGTCCTGCCGGGGCTTACGGACGAGGAACTGCCGGTCTTTGTCCGCTTTGTGATGGGACGGATCTTCCCGGACTGGTCCTCGCAGAAGCTCGGCATCGGCCCGAACCTGCTCTACGAGGCGATCGGGTACGTGGCAGGTGTAAAAAAGGAGGACGTGATCGAGCGGATCAACAGGACCGGCGATGTCGGGCAGGCAGTCGAGGAGCTGCTCTCAGCCAAATCGCAGATGACGTTCTTCCACGAGGAGCTGGATCTCGTGCACGTGTACAATGCCCTCATCAGCATTGCCGGCCAGGAGGGGAAGAAATCCCAGCGGGAGAAACTGCTCGAGGTCCGCCGGCTCCTGGCCAACGCCCACCCGCTCGAAGGCCGGTACCTGGCCCGGATCCTGCTCGAAGAACTCCGGATCGGTGTGGGGGAGGGCAGCGTGCGGGAAGCGGTGGCAAAAGCCTTCAATGTCGACTCCGCTCTCGTGGAGCATGCCATGCAGGCGCTCAACGACATGGGCGAAGTGGCAAGGCTTGCAAAGACCGGCCCCGATGCACTCACCGCAGTCCGGATCACCCCGTTCCACCCGCTCCGGATGATGCTGGCCCAGCAGGGATCGATCGCCGGCATGATTGAGGAGCACGGGGAGATCGCCGCCGAGTTCAAGTATGACGGGTCCCGGTTCCAGTTCCACAAGAAAGGCAACTGGGCCCGGATGTACTCGCGCAGGCTCGAAGACGTGACAGCAGCCCTGCCGGACGTGATAGAGCAGCTGATGGCCGCAACCGACCACGATGTTATCATCGACGGAGAAGTCATTGCCATAAAGGATGGCAGACCCATGCCGTTCCAGTCGGTGCTGCGCAGGTTCCGGCGCCGGCACGATGTGGCTGAGGCAACAGAAGCTATCGAGATGATCCCCAATGTCTTCGACATCCTGTACCTGGACGGGGAGACCCTCATCGACCTGCCGCTTTCAGAGCGACGGACCCGGCTCGTGAGCACAGTCCGGCAATATGTTGCCCCGCAGGTAGTCAGCAGCGACCAGGCGGTAATAGAGAAGACCTACGCCGACGCCCTTGCCGCCGGACACGAAGGCATCATGATCAAGGTACCCGGGTCGCCCTACACGCCCGGACAGAGGGGAAAGAACTGGATCAAGATCAAGCCGCAGGTGGACACGCTCGATCTTGCCGTCATCGGCGCCGAATGGGGCGAGGGGAAACGGGCCCATGTCTTTGGATCGTTCCTTGTCGCCTGCCAGGACAACGGGAAACTGATCCCGTTGAGCCGGGTGGCCACCGGGTTCTCCGACGAACAGCTGACCGAGGTTTACGAGCTCCTCAAGGAGAGCGTGATCCGGAAGGCCGGCAAGGAGGTCACGTTTGAGCCGTCCCTTGTTTTCGAAGTCGGGTATGCCGAGCTGCAGGCAAGCCAGAACTATGATGGCGGTTATGCCCTCAGGTTCCCGAGGTTCATCCGGCTCCGGGACGACAAGGATCTCGCCGATATCGAGACCCTCGGGAGTATCCGCGAGCGCTATTTACGGCAGGCTAATTCGGCCCAGGCCTATCAGAACTGA
- a CDS encoding MBL fold metallo-hydrolase produces the protein MRCIVLASGSKGNSVVLEGSSGSILIDAGLSAKELLLRMARAGLDPEQLLSILVTHEHGDHIRGLDVLCRKLDLPVYATEGTLADFLNHRRTSEKPLESRVCRYREEFTVGDFVIEPFAISHDAAEPCGFIIREGDCRIGYCTDTGIVTPQMLDLLLPCDGIILESNHCPEMLANGPYPESLKRRIRSKRGHLSNPDAALCLREFGKDVPEVILAHLSEMNNTPEKAKGSAREGLGLFFEEHRVTVATQDGTSAAHPQCLRF, from the coding sequence ATGCGCTGCATTGTTCTTGCAAGCGGGAGCAAGGGAAATTCGGTTGTCCTTGAAGGATCCTCCGGGAGCATCCTCATCGACGCTGGCCTGAGTGCAAAGGAACTGCTTCTCCGCATGGCCCGGGCCGGACTCGACCCAGAACAGCTGCTCTCCATTCTTGTCACCCACGAGCACGGGGACCATATCCGGGGCCTGGACGTCCTCTGCCGGAAACTGGATCTGCCGGTCTATGCAACGGAAGGGACGCTGGCCGATTTCCTCAATCACCGCCGGACTTCCGAAAAACCCCTGGAGAGCCGGGTGTGCCGGTACCGCGAAGAGTTCACGGTCGGGGATTTTGTAATCGAACCTTTTGCTATCTCCCACGATGCAGCCGAACCATGCGGGTTCATCATCCGGGAAGGCGACTGCCGTATCGGGTACTGTACGGATACCGGTATTGTCACCCCGCAGATGCTGGATCTGCTCCTGCCCTGCGACGGGATCATTCTTGAGAGCAACCATTGTCCCGAGATGCTTGCAAACGGCCCCTATCCCGAATCCCTCAAACGCCGGATCCGATCAAAACGCGGCCATCTCTCCAACCCGGACGCCGCCCTCTGCCTGCGGGAGTTCGGAAAAGACGTGCCCGAAGTCATCCTCGCCCACTTGAGCGAGATGAACAATACCCCCGAGAAAGCAAAAGGGAGTGCCCGGGAGGGCCTCGGCCTCTTTTTCGAGGAGCACCGGGTAACGGTCGCCACCCAGGACGGGACCTCGGCTGCTCATCCCCAGTGTCTCCGGTTTTGA
- a CDS encoding putative sulfate/molybdate transporter, with product MSETTQPPLRFSLSELAGSLGDFGTIIPLILAVALVSDVNARYILLFFGIWFIVTGLWYRLPIPLEPMKAVAVIVIAGTIGSGEIAAAGLILGIIFLVLGYGRFFGIIEKWVPQSVVRGIQLGLALLLFKSSIGFVVKDPLFFIIGIAIIAAFLLLARYRNVPDLSAIVVIAVGLAGGIAIFGVPPVSLIPLPQLVIPLPTDFSTAFSTLVLPQVVLTITNAILATSLLTRDLFAQDIAPKKFSRTIGLMNLTSVPFGGFPMCHGAGGLAGQYRYGARTGGANVYAGLIFIILALFFTSPQVLSIIAVGVLGALLVFVGIEMCRYGLRTDSLPVTIIIAVLALVSSMTLAFVAGMVLAYLVPYIRKRAVAG from the coding sequence GTGTCCGAAACAACCCAGCCCCCTCTCCGGTTCAGCCTCTCGGAGCTGGCGGGATCGCTTGGGGATTTCGGGACTATCATCCCTCTCATCCTTGCCGTGGCGCTCGTCTCGGATGTCAATGCCCGCTACATCCTCCTCTTCTTTGGGATCTGGTTCATTGTCACGGGCCTCTGGTACCGGCTTCCCATCCCGCTCGAACCCATGAAAGCGGTGGCGGTGATCGTCATTGCCGGGACTATCGGGAGCGGCGAGATAGCGGCAGCGGGCCTCATCCTCGGTATTATCTTTCTCGTGCTCGGGTACGGCCGTTTCTTCGGCATCATCGAGAAGTGGGTGCCCCAGAGCGTTGTCCGGGGTATCCAGCTGGGTCTTGCCCTGCTCCTCTTCAAATCCTCGATAGGTTTCGTGGTAAAAGACCCGCTCTTCTTTATCATCGGGATCGCCATCATCGCAGCATTCCTCCTGCTCGCCCGTTACCGGAACGTCCCCGATCTCTCGGCAATCGTTGTCATCGCTGTCGGTCTTGCCGGAGGGATCGCCATCTTCGGGGTACCCCCGGTAAGCCTGATACCCCTACCCCAGCTGGTCATCCCCCTGCCAACGGATTTTTCCACCGCGTTCTCGACTCTCGTACTCCCCCAGGTGGTCCTGACAATAACGAATGCCATCCTGGCCACATCCCTGCTCACCAGGGACCTGTTCGCCCAGGACATTGCACCTAAGAAATTCTCCCGGACCATCGGGCTCATGAACCTCACGTCGGTACCGTTTGGCGGTTTTCCCATGTGCCACGGGGCAGGCGGCCTTGCCGGCCAGTACCGGTACGGGGCCCGGACCGGGGGAGCGAACGTGTATGCCGGCCTGATCTTCATCATCCTCGCCCTCTTCTTCACCTCCCCCCAGGTGCTCTCGATCATCGCGGTCGGTGTGCTCGGTGCCCTGCTCGTCTTTGTCGGGATCGAGATGTGCCGCTATGGCCTCAGGACGGATTCTCTGCCCGTTACCATCATCATCGCCGTGCTCGCGCTCGTGAGCTCCATGACCCTTGCCTTTGTTGCGGGAATGGTTCTCGCATACCTGGTCCCGTACATCCGGAAACGGGCGGTGGCCGGATAA
- a CDS encoding 4Fe-4S dicluster domain-containing protein — translation MQHESGIHMKGGVITERDPDYCTVRLRAPAGVFTVDQLRGIATLAKKYGNGEVHGTTRQTLEIPHVRGSDLKKLGRALEKNKTPIGSEKDEVVNIIACPGTSRCKFANIDTISLAKKIDAKLFGKEMPVKMRIALSGCPNACTSPMLNEIGIIGRVRPVRTKERLCTGCGNCVYYCKEKAIRIRNGISELTEDKCVDCGVCVQSCHFDLIKAEHRHFLITVGGRRGRHPRIGRELLTVETEEQVLFAIDRIIDWVYRRAWSGRLLSEQLDEIHFEKFREEILKQVPEAKPVTGEKNAAVKKE, via the coding sequence ATGCAGCACGAATCAGGCATCCATATGAAAGGGGGCGTGATAACCGAACGCGATCCCGATTACTGCACAGTCAGGCTCCGTGCACCGGCGGGCGTCTTCACGGTCGACCAGCTCCGGGGAATTGCCACTCTTGCAAAGAAATACGGGAATGGCGAGGTGCATGGCACCACCCGCCAGACTCTCGAGATCCCGCATGTCAGGGGGTCCGACTTAAAAAAACTCGGAAGAGCTCTTGAGAAGAACAAAACCCCGATAGGTTCCGAAAAGGACGAAGTGGTCAACATCATAGCCTGCCCGGGTACCTCACGGTGCAAGTTCGCCAATATCGATACGATAAGCCTTGCAAAGAAGATCGATGCAAAACTCTTCGGGAAGGAGATGCCGGTCAAGATGCGCATCGCCCTCTCCGGCTGCCCGAATGCCTGCACGAGCCCGATGCTCAATGAGATCGGGATCATCGGAAGGGTGAGGCCGGTCCGGACCAAAGAGAGGCTCTGCACCGGCTGCGGCAACTGCGTCTATTACTGCAAGGAGAAGGCAATCCGGATCCGGAACGGCATCTCGGAGCTGACCGAGGACAAGTGCGTGGACTGCGGGGTCTGCGTCCAGTCCTGCCATTTCGATCTCATCAAGGCCGAGCACCGCCACTTCCTCATAACGGTTGGCGGCCGGCGCGGCAGGCACCCGCGGATCGGCAGGGAACTCTTAACGGTCGAGACCGAGGAGCAGGTTCTCTTTGCCATCGACCGGATCATCGACTGGGTGTACCGCCGGGCCTGGAGCGGCAGGCTGCTCTCCGAGCAGCTGGACGAGATCCATTTCGAAAAGTTCCGGGAGGAGATCCTGAAACAGGTGCCGGAAGCAAAGCCGGTCACCGGTGAGAAGAATGCTGCCGTGAAAAAAGAATAG
- a CDS encoding formylmethanofuran dehydrogenase subunit C, producing METVTINMKNTPALYLEADTISPDAFAGKNAAQIADLPVFEGNVPSTLGKYFEISGSAGATAADTKIIVKGDVKKVKYLGFKMTAGEMVIEGSADQYVGAWMKGGKLLVKGDVAAFAATAMKGGELTIEGNAGNYLGAAYRGDWRGMSGGKILVRGNAGSDIGMYMLGGEIIVGGNVDVHAMTHAEGGKLVVKGNAKSKLGGQMVEGTIYVFGAIEVMMPGFKPDGEVELEVEGTKATFARFIGDLGERHKKKKGVVVYGNLYKKI from the coding sequence ATGGAAACCGTTACCATCAATATGAAAAATACGCCTGCACTGTATCTTGAGGCAGACACCATCTCCCCCGATGCATTCGCCGGAAAGAACGCTGCCCAGATTGCAGACCTTCCCGTCTTCGAGGGAAACGTGCCCTCGACCCTTGGCAAGTACTTCGAGATCAGCGGAAGTGCAGGTGCAACCGCGGCAGACACCAAGATCATTGTCAAAGGCGATGTGAAGAAGGTCAAGTACCTCGGCTTCAAGATGACCGCCGGCGAGATGGTCATCGAAGGGAGCGCCGACCAGTACGTGGGCGCCTGGATGAAGGGAGGAAAGCTCCTTGTAAAGGGCGATGTTGCAGCCTTTGCCGCAACGGCCATGAAAGGCGGGGAGCTGACCATCGAGGGCAATGCCGGCAACTATCTCGGCGCTGCCTACCGCGGCGACTGGAGAGGCATGTCCGGCGGCAAGATCCTGGTCAGGGGCAATGCCGGTTCCGATATCGGGATGTACATGCTCGGCGGCGAGATCATTGTTGGCGGCAATGTCGATGTCCACGCCATGACCCATGCAGAGGGCGGCAAGCTCGTTGTCAAGGGCAATGCCAAGAGCAAGCTCGGCGGCCAGATGGTCGAGGGAACGATCTATGTCTTCGGTGCCATCGAGGTCATGATGCCCGGTTTCAAGCCGGATGGCGAGGTCGAGCTCGAAGTCGAGGGCACCAAGGCAACATTTGCCCGCTTCATCGGGGACCTTGGCGAGCGCCACAAGAAGAAGAAAGGCGTTGTCGTGTACGGGAACCTGTACAAGAAGATTTAA